The DNA region CACGATTGATACGCGTCCTTTTGTACCCCGCCGCGTTAGCCGACCACGAGCAGCGTGTACATGCCCGCTGCGTAGTGACCCTCGATGTTGCAGACGATCTCGTAGCGGCCGGCAGGAAGATTCAGTGTCACCCAACCGGTGGTGCCGGGTTCGATGCCGTCGCCGGCGCCCTCGCCACCGGACTTTGATGCCTCCCCGAGGCTGCCCGACTCGCTCACTCTTCCGTCGGCTCCCACCGAGCGCGCACCCACCTGTTGACCTTCAGCAAGCGGCAGGACCACAAGTTCGTGTGTGATGGTGCCCTGGTTGTAGAGCTGGAGTGTGACGGTGCCCGCCGGAACGTCGACGCGGTCGGAGCGCAGCGCCATCGCGCCGCCCATCATGCCGCGCTGGCTCCCCATCATCCGACCGCCCGCCATGTCCATGGCAACGACATCGACGACGGTCCCCGCGTTCTGCGCGGACGGCTCCGTTTGGCCCGCCACCGCGCGGTCGGTCCCGGGCCAGCTGGTCGCGTATTGCCCGCGTGCCGCCAGGTTGAATGTGGCGACGGCCGACACCGCCAATACGGCCATGGCCGCTACCAGCGCGGCGATAGTCCATCCGCGCGTGAGGCCCGTCATCGTTCGCCTTCGCGACTCTCGAGGACAGTCTCGCGAACGGCGCGATACCAGTCAAGGTCCACCTCGCCGCTGGCCAGGCGCTCGTCGAGAATTGCGAGCGCCCGAGCGGAAGCGGGGACCGCGGGGGCCGCTACTCGCGACACGGGCGGGATCGCCGCCGCTGCCGGCTCGTGAGACTTGCCGGGCAACAGGCGGATCACGAGCCACACGATGAATCCGAGCAGGGCCAACCAGAACAGGCCCATTCCCACCCATGCGAATCCTGTCATTCCTCCGCCGTACCAACCCATCATGATCTTGTCCTTTCGTGTCGTTGCTCTCCAGCATCGACGCAGGACACGGGGATTCTCGTACGCATTTCACGAAGGTTTGATGAAGATCGCCGCGAATGTCCGACGCGCGCCTATCGCTCTGGGGCTCCGGCCCGCTCGGGCTCGGTCCGCAGCCGCAGCAAGGTCAGGCTGAACGTCGAGCCCATCGACAGGCCCTCGCTTTCAGCGACGAGGGTGCCGCCGTGAGCCGTGGCAATGGCCCGAGCGATCGACAGTCCGATGCCCGAACCACCGTGAGCCCGGTCACGCGCCACATCGACACGGAAGAAGCGGTCGAAGACTCGAGGGAGATCCTGGGGCGCGATGCCCTCGCCCGAGTCGTGCACCGTCACGCGGACCGCGTCGACTTCTGCGGTCGCCTCAACGTCGACGACACCGCCCGGAGGGGTGTGCTGTCGAGCATTCTCAAGCAGATTGGTGAGCACCTGGCCAATCCGGTCCGGGTCCGCGTCCACGAGCAGACCCGGCGCGCTTCGCACGTGGATCGTCAGGCCGCACTCGGCGAGGCGATCGGACTCCTGGGCGGCTGCCCCCTTCACCACCGTGTCGACGTCGATGGGGTGTCGGTCCAGGGACAGGCGCCCCTCCTGTGCCGAGGTCACGAGTGCCACGTCTGCGGAGAGTCTGCTGAGCCGTTCGACTTGCGCCTGCATTATGTGCATGGTCGACTCGTCGAGCCGCTCCACGCCGTCTCCGACCGCCTCGAGATACGCGGCAAGCACGGCGAGTGGTGTTCGCATCTCGTGAGCCAGGTCCGCGAGCATGTGAGTGCGGGTGTCCTCGACATGCGCCAGATCTGTTGCCATTGCGGTAAACGCTGCCGCGACTCGATCGAATTCTGGCCCGATTCCTGGCGGGCTGACGGTCACGTTGCGTTCGCCTATCGCGACGCGATGGGCGGCCTGAGCGAAAGGCGCGAGCGAGCGTCGAATCCGCCTGGCGATAATAACGCTCACGCCCGCTGACGCGATTAGCGCGGTGACGAGGGCTATCGAGAGAGTGAGCGCCGATGCGGCGGCGTACGCACGATCGGCATGATCCGTGGGGCTTTCCCCCGTTGCGACCGCGCGAAGCAAGTGCTCATGGAAGAGGCCGGGACCGACGGTCGCGCCGACGGCCCAGTCCGTGGCTGCGCCCACCCCGACGACGAGCGCTATGGCGATCAGCAGGCGCGTTGCTAGGTCGGCCCGATCCGCCAACGCCATCCACCGCCTCATGTGCCTGGCCCCAACCGGTACCCGTACCCGCGCACGGTTTGCACGTACATGGGCGTTGAGGAGTCGTCGCCGAGTTTTCGACGCACGTGGCCCAGGTGGACGTCCACGAGGTGGGGGTCTCCGAACCACGCAGGGCCCCACACCTGTTCGGTGAGCTGGTCGCGAGAGAAGGCCCGGCGCGGCTGCCGCGCCAACACCGCGAGCAGATCGAACTCCGTGCGCGTCAGTTCCACGACCCCTCCGGCCAGATGGACCTCTCTGGCCGTGAGATCCACGCTGAGTTCGCCCACCGTGAGGACCTCATGCGCCTCCACCGTCTCGTGCACCTCGGGCGCGTCGGCCCCTCCCGCAAACCCCCGTGGTCGCCGCAGCATCACACCGACCCGTGCCACAAGTTCGCGGGGACTGAAGGGTTTGGTTAGGTAGTCGTCGGCGCCGACGGACAACCCGATGAGGCGATCGACCTCTTCGACCCTCGCGGTGAGCATGATCACGTAGCAATCTGTGAACGTCCGCAGCGTCCTGCAGACCTCAATACCGTCCGCGCCCGGTAACCCAAGATCTAGGACCACGACGTCGGGCGGATTCGCGCGTGCGACCGCTATCGCCTCACGACCATCTGCGACGACCTCCGTGTCGTAGCCGTCGCGCAACAAGTACGACGCGATCAATCGGCCAAGCGACACCTCGTCCTCCACCACCAGGACGCGAGCACGCGGCAAGGGGCCCTGCAAGTCGGCTGTAGTGCTCATGGGCCCATCTTGACACCTGCGTGACAACGCCTCGGGGCGGCGCAGCCAGCCCTCTTGGCATCACGCGGAATGCGGCGTCGATCTCGGCCTTTACCTTCCAGTCCACTGGAAGGGCTACTGTCGAGACAGGCGACGCGCCTGTGTGTCGCACGCAGCGATGGCGGCCACAGCCGTCTCAGAGCAAGGGAGATCCACCATGTCCATGACATCCGAGAAGGTTACGGATCCCATCTGCGGGATGAGCATCGATCCGGCGACCGCAGCCGCGACGATCGAACACGACGGCACCACCTACTACTTCTGCTCCCAGGGATGCGCCGACACGTTCGTCGCGAATGGGTACACGGGAGCGCACCAGGCTAAGTAGCAGGGTGTAGGCGGAAACTCGAGGGCACCCATCGAGAAGAGAGGTGAAGGCTGATGCCAGTTGCCGAAGAGTGCGATCCGGACGGTTCGGGCGTGCCGGAGTGTCGTACCGGCCTGGCCGGGCGCGCGCAATTCGTCGTTTCTGAGTTGCGGGACCTCTGGCGTGAACTGCACGAGCACCGTGAGCCCCAATCCGGACACGCGACGGCACCCCTAGCAGACCCGGCGTCCGGCGAACAAAGTAGCGTGTGACGTGGGAATTTTGGGAACGATCGGGTCCAGTTTGGCCGAGGGCTTCTGGATGTTCTACGACACACTGTGGGCGCTGGTTCTCGGGTTTGCCCTGTCGGGTGCCATACAGGCGTTCGTGTCGAAACGTGAGATGCAGCGCGTCTTGGGTGATCACCGACCGAAGACAATCGTGCGGTCCAGTTTCTTCGGGATGGTCAGTTCCTCGTGCTCGTACGCTGCGAGTGCACTGGCCAAGAGTTTATTCGTGCGCGGGGCAGACTTTACGTCGTCCATGGTGTTCATGTTCGCCAGCACGAACCTGGTCATCGAACTTGGCGCGGTGCTCTGGCTACTGATCGGCTGGCAGTTCGCGGTCGCCGAGTTCATCGGCGGATCCATCATGATCGCACTGCTGGCTTTTATCCTGCCGCGTGTGATCGACGTTGCCGAGATCGACGCCGCGCGAGAGCGCCTGCGCGCTCGAAAGACGGGTCGCGACGGACACGAAGGGCACGCCGACGCTGAGGAAGACGCTCACACGTCCACCCCGTGGCGCCAGCGGATCCGCTCCCGGGCGGGCTGGTCCGACGCGTCGGGCTACACCATCAGCGACGTCACGATGCTCCGCAAGGAGCTCGTCATCGGGTTCGTCGTGGCGGGGTTCGCGTCGGTGGCCGTCCCGACCTCAGTCTGGAGGGCCCTGTTCCTGACCGGGCACGGCATCTGGTCAGCGCTCGAGAACGTCATCGTCGGACCGGTACTGGCATTCATCAGTTTCGTCTGCTCCGTGGGCAACGTACCCCTAGCCGCCGCACTCTGGAAGGGCGGCATCAGCTTCGGCGGGGTCATCGCCTTCGTGTTTGCCGACCTGCTTGCGCTGCCGCTGGTGCTGATCTACCGCAAGTTCTACGGCACCCGGCTTGCGATCAGGCTCTCGCTCGTGTTCTGGGCCACGATGAGCCTGGCGGGGCTGATCACCGAGGGGATCTTCACCCTCCTGGGACAGATCCCAGGGACCCTCGTGGGAGACATCGCCACGGTCCACTTCGGCCTGAACTACACCACCATCCTCGACACCCTCGCCGTGGCCATCTTCGGGTTGCTGTACTACATGTACAAGAACGCTGCGAAGTTCGGTGGAGGCGGGGGATACGCCAAGGACGTGGTGTGCGGCATGCAGGTGCGTACGTCCGATGCTCCGGCCCACACCATCTACCAGGACCAGGACTACTACTTCTGCTCCGACAACTGTCACGACAAGTTCGTCGCAGACCCGGCGAAGTACACCACGGGCCAGCCTGCCTTGGACGTGACGGATGCGTCCCCAGAAAACGTGACCGACGACGATGCGGCCGCCACGGTGACGGACCCGGTGTGCGGGATGAGCATCGACCCACGCACGGCCGCGGGGCACGCGACACACATGGGTGTCGACTACTCGTTCTGCTCGGAAGGCTGCCGGACGGCCTTTGTCGCCAATCCCGCCCTCTACCTGACATCGACCGATGCCGAGTGAGAGCGCGTCGCATGCCACCGAGGTCCTGATAGTCCGGCGGCATTCCAGTCGCGTCACGGTCGCCGCACGATGGAGACGCCGAATTGATGCTCGACGGGATCATGCTGCTCTGGTTCGCGGAGGTGCTCACCTCGTTCGCGTTCGTAGCGATCGACATTGCGCGAACACCCGAGTCGCCGGTGCTGAAGTGGGGATTCGTGATCGTTACCCTGTTCACCGGCCCGATCGGCCTCGTGCTCTACATCCTTTCGTGCCGTGAGCCTTTGCCTGGAGTCCACGAAGAGTACGTTCGGGCTCGTTGGCGTCAACTCGTCGGATCCACCATGCATTGCGTTGCAGGGGACGGAATCAGCATTCGCGTCGCGGCCGCAGTCCTTTCACCATTGGGGCTGAAGTGCCCCGGGTTTGATGCCGCATCCTTTTGAGTTGGAAGTATGTATGTCATGCCGAAGAAGATTGATCCCGCGCTCCGCGACCGGGCGGCGCGACTTGTGGGGGAGCACCGGCCGGAGTGTCCCTCGTTGGCGGCCGCGTCTGCGGCTGTGGCCCCTCAGGTCGGGCGGGGGCACGAGTTCCCGTGCGGCGGTGGGTGTTGCAGGCCGATATCGATGACGGCACCCGCGATGGTGTGTCGTCCGTCGAGCATGCGCAGGTCAAACGGTTGAAGGCGGAGAACAAACACCTGCGTGTGGATGTCGCGATCCTGGGGGCGGCAACAAGTTTCTTCGTGGGGGAACTCGACCCCCGCAACCATTGATGCTGGGTTTCATCGACACGATGAGAACCGAAGGGTAAGCGGTCGAGTCGATCTGCCGGGTCCTGCGTGAGCAGGGCTGCCAGATGGCGGTGTCATAGCGTCGTAGTAACACTCTAGTTTTGGGAGGCGTTGGTGCGGAGGTTGGTGACGGTGTCGGATCGGGCGGAGATCGCGATCGGGCTCACCCTACGTGTCAGGGTTAGATGAGGCCAGCGGCGCCGAGAACGGCACCGGGGGCCGTCTCCCGCTATGGTGGCTATACTGTCCATTACGCGTACATAGGCGTACTCTGGTGACCATAAGGAGGCGACCGTGGGTGGCTACAAGATTGACCGTGAGATCACCGAGCTGGGAGAGCACGTGCGCGGCTGGCGCATGGTGCTGAACCTGACCGCGCAACAGGTCGCCGAGCGCGCAGACATCTCGCGCACCACGTTGCGCAAGATCGAGTCGGGCGATCCGAACGTCAGTTTCGCCAACGTTGCACAGGTATTCCGCGCGCTCGGCGCGCTCGACCTGGTGGTCGACGCCCTGGATCCGCTGGGCAGCGACATCGGGCGACTGCGAGCGGGCAACCTGACGAAGAAGCGTGCACGATGACGACCCTCGAGGTGTCCACAGAACTGGATGGCCACACGCGCATCGTCGGCCAGGCGCACTTCACCCGTACCCGCGGCCAGATTTCCACGACCTTCGTGTACGACGCCGGATATCTCGCCGACGGCGGAATGAACATCGACCCAGGGCTGCAACTGACGAGCGGATCCCAGCACCAAGTTGGGCTGCTTCGCGCCTTTGCCGACAGTGCCCCCGACCGATGGGGGCGCAACCTCATCGAGAAGGCGGAACGCGTGCGAGCCCGCGAAGACAGCCGCACGCCGCACAGTCTGGACGACGTGGACTTTCTGCTCGGCGTGAGCGACGACACCCGCCAGGGGGCGCTGCGGTTCCGTCTACCCGGACACGAGGAGTACCTCGGCCGGCCGTCGATCGTGCCGAAGCTCATCTCGCTGCCCCTCCTGTTGCGTGCCAGCGACGAGCTCGCTTCCGACGCGGATCCCTCGAACGCGGTCAAGCAGCTGCTCGACACCGGAACCACCGGCCTGGGTGGCGCCCGCCCCAAAGCCTCGGTCCGTCTCGAGGATGGCGCTCTCGCCATCGCGAAGTTCCCTCACTCATCCGACCAGTGGGATGTGATGGCCTGGGAGGCCACCGCGCTCGACCTGCTCGAGAACGCGGGTCTCCGCACGCCCTGGCGTCGTCTCGTGCGTGTCAACGATCGCAGCGTGCTGCTGGTGCGCAGATTCGACAGGACTATGACCGGCGTGCGCGTGGGCTACATCAGCGCGATGACGGCGACCGGCGCCAGCGACGGGCAGCGCCGCGACTACGCGGACATCGTCGAGGCGATACGCGACATCTCGGTGTCCAGCCAGGCCGACCGTCGTGAGCTCTACGACAGGGTTGTCGCGTCCGTGGCGCTCGGCAACACCGACGACCACCTGCGCAACCACGGCTTTCTCGCCACGGGCGGCCTTTGGTCGCTCAGCCCAGCCTTCGACGTCAACCCCAACCCTGACCTCTCGAAGCCGCGCTCAACGTCGATCGCCGGAGCCGATGTTCCCCCCGACGAAGCGGAAGGGCTTCTAGCACTCGCAGACGACGCAGGCATCGGCGCCGACGAGGCCCGCGCCCGCATCGCCCATGTCGCTGCGTCGCTCGCCGGATGGCGAGATCACGCCCGTCGCCACGGCATCACCGAGCGCGAGGTCACGATGATGGCCGACTCGATCGAACCGCGGCTGCACGCGGTGACCCAGGCGGGCCGGTGACGCCTCGCCCGCTGAACATTGGCCGTAGCGCCCACGGCTTCACCCGACGTTCTCGCCGCTCGTAGGCAACGCTTCCCGGAACTGTTCACTGACGATGCCGTGACTGGGGAATCAGCCAGTGACAACCTCGAACTGGACTGACCGGGATGCCCTCGCGAAGGTGGCTTGCCGTTAGTCCACCGCGTTGATGTGGCGCCGGCGACCACTATTTGACGCCCAGTGCATCCTGCGTGACCGTCACGCCCATTCACAGCCGGCTCAAACCGTCAGCCCGGCTTGTCGTTAATCCACCCCCGAGCGGGTGCACAGTAAGACACCCTTTGCGCAGATGCTGCTGTCGTCAGTGGTGCCGCTTGTCACCGTGGCCGGGGCGCAGCCCGGCCCGTTCGCCTGCGAGGGCGCGTGAGAGAATCTGCGAGTGAGCAACACGTGGTGTGAGCCCGGGACGGCGGCGTGATATCAGTTGCGCTGCGCAACCGGGGCGTTCAGGCGGCCCTCGCGTCGGCCGTGCTTTTCGGCGCTGGCACACCGTTCGCCAAGATTCTTCTGGGCGACGTCAGCCCGTGGACGTTGGCCGGGCTCCTATACTGCGGTTCCGGCCTGGGCCTGACCATCATCCGTGTGGCACGCCGAGCGCCGCGCGTCCGGCTCAGCCGCCGCGAGATGCTCCCGCTCGCAGGGTCCATCCTCTTCGGGGGCATCCTGGGACCGGTACTCCTGCTGGTCGGGCTGTCGAACATGCCGGCGTCGGGAGCGTCCCTGCTGCTTAATGCGGAGGGCGTCTTCACCGCCTTGCTGGCGTGGTTCGTGTTCCGCGAGAACTTCGACCGCCGCGTCGCGCTCGGGATGACCTCAATTGTGGCGGGCGCAATCGTGATCACCGTCCCCCTGGGCGTCCAATTCGGCAGCCCCTGGCCCGCCCTCGCCGTCCTGGGTGCCTGCCTCAGCTGGGGCTTGGACAACAACTTCACCCGCGCTATCGCCCTCACGGACGCCACGTGGCTGGCCGCGGTCAAGGGTGCCGTTGCAGGCCCGGTAAATCTGATCCTCGCGTTCAGCCTCGGTGCCCAACTGCCCGCGGCCGCGAACATCGCGGGCGCGCTCGTCCTTGGCTTCTTCGCCTATGGGCTGAGCCTGACGCTGTTCATCGTGGGAATGCGGCACGTGGGCACCGCTCGAGCGGGTGCCTACTTCTCCGTCGCACCGTTCGCGGGCGCGGTCATCGCCATCGGGTTCGGCGAGCCTGTCACATGGCCACTGCTGCTCGCCGCGGCACTCATGGGCGTGGGGATCTGGCTGCACCTCACCGAGCGGCACCTCCATGAGCACATGCACCCTCCGCACGACCACAGTCACTGGCACTCCCACGACGGCCACCATCAGCACGACCACTCGGAGCCAGTTGAGTCCGGCACGTGGCATCGTCACCAGCATCACCACGCCAGTGAGACCCACACCCACGAGCACTACCCCGACGCTCACCACCGTCACGGTCACTAGCGGTCCACCGATGGACGGCGAGCCTGCGCGATGCGCCGCCGAGCATGGACCGTGTGCTCCTGCTTCGCGTGCGCGGCAAGAGCCTGACGCCCGGAGACGCTTGCGGAGCGTCGGAATCAAATTCACCGCATGGGTGTATTGACGAGTTGCTCCCTTGGGTGTGGCGCTGCGCACCCGTGGACCGGGCGGGTCAACTGACACATCCAACCCCGCTTGCCGTTAATCAACCCCTATTGGCGGGCACAGGTGCCCTTACGGTCCGTGGATTACCAATCTGAGATGCATGGACCGATCTGGGTTCGGCGCGTCCCTACGCAAGGGCCTCCCACGACGTGCCCACAATGAACCATGCAAGACCATGAGCTGACACCGTTGACAGCCAGTGCAATTGACTATGCGCTCGACGGTGCACGCCGCGCCATAGCGCGTCTCGGTGGCACAAGCGACCCCCGGGTGATTGCCCACGCGGCCGCCGAGGCAGCGTTTTGGATCGCAGCGGTTGACGAGGGGCTCGGCGGCAAGGCTGAACGCGGGGCATATGTCGAAGCCCGACGCCAGGGGGCAGTAGATGACCTCATGACAGGGATTCGCTTCGTACGGAATGCGAGCGTCCATAGTGAATTGGCAAGGATTGCGATCTCGGCAGGCGGTCTCACGATCCCCTTCACAGTGCCGTTCTCAATCCCCGTGATTCCCAGGTGGATTGATGAAGCACCTCCGTCTGGCTATGAGTCTCAACGCCGGTCGTATATGAGGGAACTGGCGGGTAAGGATGTGGTCCCGACTCTGGAACGTGCAGCGGATTGGCTTGCACAGTACCAATCCGGAGATGGCTGATCCACGGGCCCGAACGCTGTCGAGAGCCAGGACTGACTTGCTCACTGACGTCGTCAACCCGGCTTGTCGTTAAGCCGCCCGGTCGGCCTCAACTAGTTGGGAACTCTGAATGCGAAGCGTGACCCGAGGATACTGGTCGCATGGATGAAGCGGACAAGGACGGGGTCGCGCTGGTCGGTCGCATGGCGGTGTCTGGGCTGGCGGCCACCGTCGCGATGCTTCACCCAGAAGCCGCGGTCTTGGCGATGACGGCGCTACCGGCGCTAGACACTGGCCTACTTGCGCTGCGCGAGCGCCGCCGGAATTCGTGCGGTTACGTGCTTGCAGTGGCATCGAACGAAGCAAACACGCCGATTGACGAGCTGGTTGAGGCTTTGGTCAACAATCCTGCGAAGGCGTTGCTACTAGCACGGACGCTTGAGGCGGCGGCGGATTCAGCCTCCGAGGCAAAGGTTCGTGTTCTTGGCCGGGGTTTGGCGTCGGGCGCGGTGACCGAGGACGACGCTCTAGTGATGGAGGAGGTCGGGTGGGCGGTCATGCTCCGTGAAATCGAGGCGCCGCATCTGCGGATTCTTGACTACCTCGCGAAGCAAGATCCAGAAACGCCGGGCCACATGATGGTGGCCTCCTGGCAAGATTTGAAGGCGGTGTCAGGCTTCGATGAGTTGTTGGGACCGGCCCTTTCCATGCTCGAGCGCAATAGCCTCGTTCAGACAGTCCAGTCACTTGGCCTGGACGATCACATGCGCAACCGCTGGGGAATCACGCCTGCGAGCGCCGCCCGGCACTTCGTGCGGGGATACCTTTCCAAGGCCTGTCTCAGTCGATTCTCACGTGCCGCTGAAGCGGCCGCCCCGGCAGTCCCAAGCGCTGAAGGCCCTGGCTAACCCGGCCTGTCGTTAATCCACCCGGCGGGTGAAACCGTGCACGTGGCCGGTCCCGAGACGTGAGGGTTGGGAAGTCCGTGTGCCTGGGACGCACGGGTGTCTGACTTGTCGACGACGCTCGAATGTGGGGCCAAAGTGACGTTTGAAAATGGGGCCACTGGTTCGTGTTGTTAGTCTGCCCCATGTTGGGTTCTGGTGCTCGGAAGACTGTCGATTCCTCGTCCGCGGAGCCGGTAACTGGCGCCTTTGAGGGTGAGGACGTCGGCGTGGTGGACGATGCGGTCGATCATTGCTGCGGCGACGGCTTGGTCTCCGAAGACTTCGCCCCAGCCGCTGAATGGCAGGTTGCTGGTGAGGATCAGTGAGGCGTGTTCGTAGCGGGATGACACCAACTGGAAGAACAGGTTTGCGGCGTCTTGCTCGAACGGGAGGTAGCCGACTTCGTCGACGATGATCAGCCCGTAGCGACGCAGTTTCGCGAGTTCTTGTGGAAGGCGTCCTTGTCGGTGGGCGTCAGAGAGTCGGGTGGCCCAGTCCGTCGCGGTCGCGAACAGCACCCGGTGTCCGTGGCGAGCGGCGACGATCCCGAGCGCAGTTGCGAGGTGGGTTTTCCCTGTTCCGGGAGGTCCGAGCATAACGACGTTGCGGGCCTCAGTGAGGAACCCGCCGGACGCCAATGCGGCGACTTGGGGTCGGATCGCGGGTTGCGCGTCCCAGTCGAAGTCCTCAAGGGTCTTACGTGCGGAAAACCCGGCCGCTTTGACGCGCAGTTCGCTGCCGGAGGCGTTGCGGGCGCTCACTTCGCGTTCGAGGACGGCGGCAAGGTAGTCCTCGAACGACCAGCCCGCGTCCCGTGCTTGGTCGGCGAGCCGGGTCGCGGCGTCGGTGATTCTTGGGGCTTTCAGGGCGCCAGCGAGATAGGTGATTTGCTTGAGTGCATCCGGGGTTTTCGTGGACATCACGCGACCTCCTCGTTCAGTCCGAATGCCCGGTCGTAGTCGGCGAGATCTCTCTTGAGGTCTTCGGCTGGCGCTGGTCGTGGTTGTTGAAACTGCTGCCGAAGCCTTCTGGCCATCTCGACGTGAGCGGGGTCAGTGACGGTGCTTCCTCTGGCCCAGACGCGGGCATGGTCAGCGACGATCCGCCCGGCGAGGCGAACCTTCACCCGGTCCAGGTCCGCGATGACGTCAACGATTCGTCCGATCGCGTTCGGGTCGACGGAGTAGTCGGACGCGTCGAGGCGGACGTAGTAGTCACGGCCGAGGCGGACCCGTTCCCGCCATCCCAACTGCAACGGGACAGGCGGCAACGGGAGCATAAGAGACCGGTCGTGTTCGATCAGATCGACCGGCCGCGCGTTGATCGTGCGCACGACCTTTGTGTTCGCTGTGAGCAACCAAACGGCCAGTTGTGCGTTGAAGTCCGCCGGTGAGGTGAACGTCCGACCCGGCATAAACGAGGTTTCCATCCACCCATTGCGCCGCTCGACGATCCCCTTCGACTCGGGGTCATATGGCCGCAACTGGACGACCTTTGTGGCAAGGGTTCCCGCGAACGCAGCGACGCCCTGAGCAAGGCGGCCCCTTTGCCCGATGCCAGGTTCGTTGTCCCAAATCAACCGCCGCGGCACCTTCTCAAGTTGCCGGATCAGCTCCCACGACCCGAGGATCAGATCCTCAGTCTTGCGCGTCGGGATCATCCGTGCGGTGAGGAACCGCGAATGCGCCGCAACGATCACCAACACCGGAAGAAGAACGGCCGTGCCGTTCTCGAGAGGGATCTTGAACGGCGGGAACCACAGATCACACTGCGCCGCATCACCCGCCGCCCAACTGAGACGATCAGCCGGGTCGACAGGGCTTTGCTCCGGCCGCAACCGTCTGACGTTGTCACGGAACCACGTGATCGACCCGGACCACTCGACCCGCTCTGCGAGCACCGTCGCAGGCATCGACGGATGCTCCGCCAACAACTCCCGCACCCGGCCCTCGAACGGCGAGAACGACGTCAACTGCGCTGGCCGCTCATACTTCGGCGGCCGCGCCGACGCCAACGCCCGATCCACCGTTGACCGGCCAATCCGCAAATCCCTAGCAACCTGTCGACGCGGCACACCATCCGCGACCAGCCGCCGAATCAACGCCCAATCCTCCACTGTGATCATCCACCCAATCTGCCTGGGTGGCCTCGCTTTCGCCCGTCGCTATGGCCTCATTTTCAAGCGTCGTCGACATGACTCTCACGTGTGGCGAACGACCTTCGTTTCATCTGCCCAACGCGCAACTACCGACATCACGGCGAGGTACTCGAGGGCTTCGCCTTCTTCCCAAGTAGCGACATCGTGCGTGGCGACATTGCGGAGCCCTGCGAAGGCTCCTTGGGCCACCAGATGAAGGCCCTGTTGCCTCGACTGCCAGGTCTTGTCTTTCGAGTCTCCATCAAAGTGAAGGCGCGTTTGGCCAATCCTTGGCGGATCCGGAGAGAAGACCTGTTGCACAAGGTCTCGGTCGCTCAGTGGCGATCGAACACGCGCCTTGA from Demequina lutea includes:
- a CDS encoding type II toxin-antitoxin system HipA family toxin, translating into MTTLEVSTELDGHTRIVGQAHFTRTRGQISTTFVYDAGYLADGGMNIDPGLQLTSGSQHQVGLLRAFADSAPDRWGRNLIEKAERVRAREDSRTPHSLDDVDFLLGVSDDTRQGALRFRLPGHEEYLGRPSIVPKLISLPLLLRASDELASDADPSNAVKQLLDTGTTGLGGARPKASVRLEDGALAIAKFPHSSDQWDVMAWEATALDLLENAGLRTPWRRLVRVNDRSVLLVRRFDRTMTGVRVGYISAMTATGASDGQRRDYADIVEAIRDISVSSQADRRELYDRVVASVALGNTDDHLRNHGFLATGGLWSLSPAFDVNPNPDLSKPRSTSIAGADVPPDEAEGLLALADDAGIGADEARARIAHVAASLAGWRDHARRHGITEREVTMMADSIEPRLHAVTQAGR
- a CDS encoding DMT family transporter, whose product is MISVALRNRGVQAALASAVLFGAGTPFAKILLGDVSPWTLAGLLYCGSGLGLTIIRVARRAPRVRLSRREMLPLAGSILFGGILGPVLLLVGLSNMPASGASLLLNAEGVFTALLAWFVFRENFDRRVALGMTSIVAGAIVITVPLGVQFGSPWPALAVLGACLSWGLDNNFTRAIALTDATWLAAVKGAVAGPVNLILAFSLGAQLPAAANIAGALVLGFFAYGLSLTLFIVGMRHVGTARAGAYFSVAPFAGAVIAIGFGEPVTWPLLLAAALMGVGIWLHLTERHLHEHMHPPHDHSHWHSHDGHHQHDHSEPVESGTWHRHQHHHASETHTHEHYPDAHHRHGH
- a CDS encoding permease, with product MGILGTIGSSLAEGFWMFYDTLWALVLGFALSGAIQAFVSKREMQRVLGDHRPKTIVRSSFFGMVSSSCSYAASALAKSLFVRGADFTSSMVFMFASTNLVIELGAVLWLLIGWQFAVAEFIGGSIMIALLAFILPRVIDVAEIDAARERLRARKTGRDGHEGHADAEEDAHTSTPWRQRIRSRAGWSDASGYTISDVTMLRKELVIGFVVAGFASVAVPTSVWRALFLTGHGIWSALENVIVGPVLAFISFVCSVGNVPLAAALWKGGISFGGVIAFVFADLLALPLVLIYRKFYGTRLAIRLSLVFWATMSLAGLITEGIFTLLGQIPGTLVGDIATVHFGLNYTTILDTLAVAIFGLLYYMYKNAAKFGGGGGYAKDVVCGMQVRTSDAPAHTIYQDQDYYFCSDNCHDKFVADPAKYTTGQPALDVTDASPENVTDDDAAATVTDPVCGMSIDPRTAAGHATHMGVDYSFCSEGCRTAFVANPALYLTSTDAE
- a CDS encoding helix-turn-helix domain-containing protein, which codes for MGGYKIDREITELGEHVRGWRMVLNLTAQQVAERADISRTTLRKIESGDPNVSFANVAQVFRALGALDLVVDALDPLGSDIGRLRAGNLTKKRAR
- a CDS encoding sulfocyanin-like copper-binding protein yields the protein MTGLTRGWTIAALVAAMAVLAVSAVATFNLAARGQYATSWPGTDRAVAGQTEPSAQNAGTVVDVVAMDMAGGRMMGSQRGMMGGAMALRSDRVDVPAGTVTLQLYNQGTITHELVVLPLAEGQQVGARSVGADGRVSESGSLGEASKSGGEGAGDGIEPGTTGWVTLNLPAGRYEIVCNIEGHYAAGMYTLLVVG
- a CDS encoding YHS domain-containing protein, with translation MSMTSEKVTDPICGMSIDPATAAATIEHDGTTYYFCSQGCADTFVANGYTGAHQAK
- a CDS encoding sensor histidine kinase, which translates into the protein MALADRADLATRLLIAIALVVGVGAATDWAVGATVGPGLFHEHLLRAVATGESPTDHADRAYAAASALTLSIALVTALIASAGVSVIIARRIRRSLAPFAQAAHRVAIGERNVTVSPPGIGPEFDRVAAAFTAMATDLAHVEDTRTHMLADLAHEMRTPLAVLAAYLEAVGDGVERLDESTMHIMQAQVERLSRLSADVALVTSAQEGRLSLDRHPIDVDTVVKGAAAQESDRLAECGLTIHVRSAPGLLVDADPDRIGQVLTNLLENARQHTPPGGVVDVEATAEVDAVRVTVHDSGEGIAPQDLPRVFDRFFRVDVARDRAHGGSGIGLSIARAIATAHGGTLVAESEGLSMGSTFSLTLLRLRTEPERAGAPER
- a CDS encoding response regulator transcription factor, producing MSTTADLQGPLPRARVLVVEDEVSLGRLIASYLLRDGYDTEVVADGREAIAVARANPPDVVVLDLGLPGADGIEVCRTLRTFTDCYVIMLTARVEEVDRLIGLSVGADDYLTKPFSPRELVARVGVMLRRPRGFAGGADAPEVHETVEAHEVLTVGELSVDLTAREVHLAGGVVELTRTEFDLLAVLARQPRRAFSRDQLTEQVWGPAWFGDPHLVDVHLGHVRRKLGDDSSTPMYVQTVRGYGYRLGPGT